The Candidatus Bathyarchaeia archaeon genome includes the window AACAACTAGATCTTAGACTCAACACCATCAAGCTGAGAATGTTCGACAAGCCTCGACAACAAAGAATCGATCATGAAGCAACATACAAGGGAACTATTGCAGGACTAATCGACGAAAACGGAGCCCTGCTCTCGATAGGGAGGATTGTACGAATCCTCAACGGCTCTGTGCGTATGACAGCCAGGGCTGAGGAGCGGCCAAGAGTCGTTGAGCTTGGAGCTGTTATTTTGTCTCCAAGATTCGAGGAGGTTGGGTACGAGCCCTAGATCGAGTAGGCGTCAGGAATCGAGTACACGTAGATCGTATGCTCGTTGTAGTTCTCTTTCCTCGAGGGCTTCCAACCGTTTATCATGAAATCATGGCTCACAATCCTCGAGCCAGGTCGTGCCTCGGATCTCAGCTTAGGTTTCAACCGTTCGTTAGCATAGGTGGTAAGATACAGAGTGATCAGGGTTGCGTCTTTCAGATCTGCCTGAAACAGGTCCTTGTTGAAGATCCTCACCCTCTCGACCAGGTTCAGCTTATCAACTTCGCCAGACGCCTGTTTGAACAGGTCCTCCCTGATCTCATAACCGACTGCGGATTTGATACCGAAATCCTTGACGGCTGTAGTCAGAATGCGACCGTCGCCGCATCCAAGGTCACAGAGAACGTCGTCCTTGCTTGCTCTAGCGACTTCCAGCATCTTCTTGACCACATCGTGTGGCGATGATACAAATGGTGCGCAACTCATTATTTTCACTATCTGGTCCGATGTGAAGTGCAAGCGGGATTCAAGCTATTTTAACTCTCCCCCCGAAAAACGGGCTATTTTCGTCCGCAGATGAATTGCAATCCTACTTCTCGCAACATGTGATGCTGTCGTGAATGATTCCTTCAACAGGTCCGTTTCAGATACAGAATGCTCATTACACATGATGAAGGTGAAGACTGCAGAGACGAGTTAGGCGTGCCGAGAAGAAAAGAACGGCTCACAATCAAGCCCTCAGCAGACAAGTTCGAAGGGACTGTTCAGATCAGGCAACGGCATGACCCACAAGAGCTCAAGATCTACATCAAACAATTATCGAAAGCTTTGAAGTTCCTGCCACTTGGAAGCCGAGCCTACTACGCTGTTACTGGAGAACTCCTCAGAGCAAGTACCCAGCTGAAAGGCCTATTCCCATCTGGTTCTACGGTGAAAGGCGAGCATTAGCTTACGCTGCTTGAAAGATGATCAAACACGCGATGTTCGAGCCCACAACCTTGTCCTAAGAGAGCTTTCGAAATAACTATAAGCCACAGAGCCCGCGAGAGCCAGAAAGCGTTCCTTCATGGCTTCTCAAACGCTCGGTGACACTAGGATACACGAGCTCGCACAAGTCGAACTAAAGGAACCGGTCCTGATCCAAGGCCTCCCCGGTCTCGGCTATGTGGGAAAGGTCGCGGTCGACTATTTCATCGAAAAACTCAAACCTCGGAAAATTGCTGAGCTGTACTCGAGCTACCTCCTCTTCCCCGACGGCAATCTCGGCATCAACATCTCGGAAGACGGGACGTACTCTCTTCCACGATACGAATTCTACGGTTACGGTGAGCAAAATCCTAACGTAATTCTTCTCACTGGTGACGCTCAGCCAAGCGTAACGGGTCAGTATGAGGTCGCAAGCATCGTTCTAGATTTCGCGCAACGATTCGGGTCCAACGCAGTTTATACCATGGGTGGATACGGCACCCGTTCCGGAAATGATGTCGGAGCTGTCTATGCTGTCGTTGGAGAGGCCACGCTAGGTGAACGGTTGAGAAAAATGGGAGCAAAACTTGCGAAAGGAGGCGCGGTCACGGGAGCTGCTGGAGTAATACTTGGTATTGGTCGACAACGTGGCCTGCAGTGCGCAGGCCTGCTGGGTGCAACGACAGGTGCCTATCCGGATCTGGAAGCAGCTAGAGCTGTCATCCAAATGTTGACCGGTCTAGTGAGTATTCCAGTGGACTTGAAAGAGTTGGATACCGAGATTGAGGACATGCGCAAAAAGATGGAACGCTTCAGACACGCGGAAGTTGAAGAATCCAAGGAGGGCGAAGAGAGGCCTGAGGAAGGAAAGGATCGATACATTACCTAGCCGAGAAATTCTGTCTCCCTCACATACAAGTTATCGATGCTTCTCTGTTCCCTTCGCTCTTATAGCAAGAGAATTACCGAGGAGTGAGTTGAGAGAAAATTGCTCGAAGCAAGTTTGGAACTGAACGGCGCAGTCCACAAGGTGAGCCTCCTTCCGGTAGAAAACGCGGTCCTCGCCTTTTTCTACGAAGACAAAATCAAAATCGGCACTTTGGCCGTTTCGACCCCAGGATTGCGCGAGGGAGGACCAGGGACCTCATCTGTTCTTCTTGGCGGGAAATACCTGATCGTTGCAAGAGCCCTATCTGAGAGGGTCGCTGCAGTCTACAACAAGATGAGCATAATATCGATAAACACTAAACTTTCGGAAGGCGAGGCACTCCGTCTCTACGCGAGCCTCTTTGACAAGGCTCGGTCTGGACCAGGTGCCGACTCAGGTTCTCCTAAAGATTGAAGAGGAAACCTACTGCGATCGTGATTACTGCAGCAGCGAAGGTAATCGCTGCCACAGTATCATCCAGTCTCTCAACGCTCATCGAATCGTCATCCTGCGGGTTATCATTGAGAGAATGGTCTGCACAGTAGTCGAGTACGTCGGCTTGTTATCGGACATTTTTTCTCACTGAGACAGAGTTGAGGTCTAGGCTGGCGTTATCCTCTCCGTAACAACGCGACCTCCTCGTTTCCTTCCGCGATTCTTTAATAGGAAAGAAAGGATTTTGACGTGTTGCCTGTCGCGTGCTCTCTCGACTAGAGTGTTGGCTCTAGAGTTGGTGGGAGCTAGCGCCAATTATTCAGTTTCGATGTGGTAGGATCCTTGCCCTCGACACCGTTGAGCCCATTTATCCACTCTGGTACTATTACTGCCCTGATCAATTCTTGGATGGTAATTCCTCGTCGTTTCGCGATCTTTTCTAGCTCGCGATAAATTATGTCGTCAAGCGTTTGCATGAACTTAGGCAGTCTAGACACCACGGTTTCTCGGGATATCAAAGTCATTTCAGGGGTTGAAATAAAGTGCTGGTGTAACTTGTAGAATTCCAACGAAGTGACAGGATCGAGGCGTTGGACGAATTAGAATTAGTCGATCCGTTTCGATGTAGCTGTTGTTCCGAGAATCTGGCTCGCCGCAGATTCGACTCTCGATCGGTATGATTCCCTAGTGTAGACCCTCACTAGGTTCATGAACGTGTGGAGAACGCCAGCAATCTTGGAAACGTCCGTTAGAGGAACGATCTGTTTCTTTCCATTAGGAGCCCGCATAAACACGGGTACATCCATGGAGCTTAAGTCCACAGTATTGTGGTAGGGAACTGATGGTAGGCTGGGTGCGTCGATGATCACATCCTCCGGTGAAATCCTCGCCTTCTTGGCAATCTGTTGCTCGATTTCCCCGCGAATGTGCTCGTTTGATACTCTATCAGTCACCAGCTCCTTGCGGGAAAACAGTGTGCGTTCGTATGCACATTTTAGGAGCCGCCTAGCCTCGAGGTCCTGCATTATCTTCCTAGACTTCTTACACTCCTTCAGTGCGGTCCATACTTTGTAATCATCGAGTCTGAGGAAATCCTCAGGTTCATCAAAGTCTAGCAAATGGAGCTCATCTCTTGCAGCTTCCAAGGCCTTCACCATCATGATCTGAACTGCCCTGGAAGCCTTGTGGAAGTATATTGTTCGAAAGGATTCGAACCGTGCAAGGAGGAAGCTCTCAAGCGTTGCAACTGCTGATCCATCAATTGAAAGGGTCTTGTCAATGATGTCCATCGCGTACAGCAGGCGGTGAACGTCTATTGAGCCGTATCCTGCGCCTGTGTGGAAGGAGTCTCTGACAACGTAATCCATCTTGTCGACATCGACGTCGCTGCTGACTATCTGGTCCAAGTACGGATACGTTCTATTCGCTAAGTTTCCAACCGCGAGTTTACCTAGGGTCCTGGCATTGAGGCCAGCCGCCTCAAGTCTTTCGGAGATCTCGGTCTCGTTCACAAGCCATGGAACAAAGTCCTCGTGATTCTTTCCAAGGTATTTTGTCAGGAGGGGCTCAAAGACGTGTGAAAATGGGCCGTGTCCAACGTCATGAAGAAGTGCGGCCAAGCGAAGCTGTTCCTGTAGTTGTCGGGGGAGGTCGATAGGTAACGCCTCTGCGAGAGATCCGGCTAGATGCATTGCGCCGATTACATGTTCGAACCGAGTGTGGTTTGCTGCAGGATAGACAAATTCTGACCCGGCAAGTTGGCGAATGCGCTTGAGCCTCTGAACGGGCTCCGTGTCGATTACCGATCTCTCTGTCTGGCTGATTCTGACATAGCCGTGAATAGGGTCTTTGATGAATCCTCCAGACTTCTGGGTCAATTTTCTCCGCCTTGTTTTGGGCGACTCTACTTAGTTAACTTCTCATTTAATTGGGAAGTCTCTTTTTATCCAGGCTATCTGTTATTCTTAGAAATTACGGGCTTGGCTTGCATGGTTCAAGATAAGATCCTCTGCTTCATGTGCTCAGTGAAGGGTATCGAGAGGACATTCGCAACCTATTACGAATTGCAGGACCATCTCTACAAGGATCATGACATGACCAAAGACCAAGCCATGGAGATTTTCACGAGGTCCAAATTGTTAACTTCCAAGGCTGCGAGTGTTCAGGAACCGCGAAAGTAGTTACGAATTGGCAGAGTCGTCCTTGACATCAGTTAGACGACTTGCCTTTTCTTCCCAAGAGGGATTTGAGTTGGAGCATCGATTAGATCGGGGGCCTATCTAGAAGCCGAGGAATTGGACTATGTATAAGACCAGTGCGCCGACAAATATGATGAGAACGACGCTGGTTATGAATGTCAGCATGCTCTGCTGAGTGTTAATGCGCGCGGCGTTCTTTACTGCGAATACGTTTGCGATACCAATCCAAATGGTACCTGCGGCGCGAACAATTTCTGAAATTGTGGGGATTGGAGTGGCCATGAGAATGAACAAGACGCCTGGTGACCAAGAAAAGAAGAAAGGGCGAGCGAGCTCCCAGTAGCCAATCGATCCTCGGAAGAGTTTCCTGACGACTAAGTAGGTGGTTCCTGACCAGATCAAAGCAATGATGATGGCTGAGAGCACATCGATCGCGGTTACTGTAAGTATGTCGAAGAGGGACGTCCCGGCGACAAGGAATCCAAAAAGACCCAAGCCAGCGCCGTAGCATAGCCCGATTATCGCAGGGAGAGAAATGGACTGAAGAGTCGCGGTTGGATCATCTCGTAGTTCTCTGGATATGTCCGCGTCAAATATTGCGGCTTTGAGCACCCGGAGTGCTAACTTTTTGACGCTGAGATCCTGTCTACTAGAGAAGTGCCAGATCAACGTGTTCAGTTTTTCCTTCGTCTCTATCGGTCCCGGCGCTTATCAACTAACGGGAAGATTTGTCGATTTTCTCCCGCATCGTGTAAGGTTGAACCTCTTGGAATGTACGGGTAATCTCTAAACAACTATGGATCCTCCAAAGTCTTGACTTCGGTTCGGCTAGACCGTCATTTGGATGAAGGCGAGGACTAACAGGCCTACAACTGAGGTTAATAGCGCCCGTTGCGTGTTGAAACCCATCGCGTTCTTGAGGGCGACGAACTCCGCTGACACAATCCAGGCCGAGGCGATAACTGCCGTAGTTACAATGATCGGCGAGAATGGTATGGCGATCAAGATAAACAGGGTGCCTGGGGCAGTAGAGAAGAATAGAGGTCTGGCTAATTGCCAATAGCCGGTTTTGCCCTGGAAAAGTTTTGCTCCGACGAGGAAGACCGTCGCGGACCATATGAACACCGCGAAGTCGGTAAAGATCATGTTGGCTATGGTTCCTGATATGAGCTGGTTGGGTGATAGGCTGCGTGTTTGGAGTCCCGTGAAAATGCTGTATCCGAGTCCGTAGGACAGGCCCACTAGGAGCAGTACGGCGACTGCCTGCCCGGTTGCGGTCTTGTCTTCTTTGAGCTCATGAATGGTCTCGGTGTCAAACTTTGCAGTGCGCAGTATTCGGGATATGAGTTGTTGGATCTTGTGTCTTGTTATGGTGTGCTCGTGTTCCTCGGGCATGTTTCGGTCCAAGTTGTTTTGTATTGTTCGAGCGAGCCTTATCAACTAATAGTAGGAAAATACGATCAATTATGGTGACAAATATTTGTCTCGGCTTGCATCTACGCTGAAGGAAAAGGCAGCAGGCAAACACGCGTTCAAGGTTGTTGCGATGCCGGACTTCTATCTCGACTACATCCTCACCTTTGCCGGCGAGCTTGACGAGATGGCTAAAGCAATGGTTGATGTTGCGGCCAGAGGAGGTGGAAACCTGCTTGGCTGGAAGCACTTGGTTGGTAGAGGCGGAAATGCTTCCAACTTTTCGGCCCAGCTCGCCAAGCTAGGCGTAAACGTGGTTCCTGTGATCGAGACAGACGAGTTTGGCGGTATGGCTCTCGCTCAATTTCTGAAGAGCGCCGATCTGTCTCATGTCAGAACTACTGGATCTCTCTCTAGCACTCTCGCTTTTGAGGCTCAGCATTCGGGGAGACAGGTCAACATCATGGCAAGCGATCCCGGATCGTTATCGAAGTTCGGCCCTGAGAAACTGGCCGAAAAGGACCGGGAGCTGATACGCGAAGCTGATTTTGTATGTGTTTTCAACTGGAACCAGAACTTGAAGGGGACTGAGTTGGCTGAGGAGGTGTTTCAGACCGTGAAGAATGAGGGAAAAGGGGTAACTTTCTTTGACCCTGGAGATCCCACTTCGAGGGCAAGCGAGATTCCGAGGCTCAACGATCGGGTTCTCTCCAAGGGGCTCGTTGACGTTCTTAGCGTTAACGAGAATGAGCTCACCCAACTGGCCGCTGCTGTCCGCGAGGAGACGGGAGGGTTTGAAGGGGATGAGGAGAATCCATTATTCAAGGCCGCCGGTGTCTTCAGCATGCTTGGAAGTAGGGTTGATCTTCACACTCCGGTCTTCTCCGCGACTTTCATTGACGGCCAGAGAGAACGAGTCCTCTGTGCCAGCACACCTCCGCTCAAGGTCACGGGGGCTGGAGATGCGTGGAACGCGGGTGACGTTTTTGCGCAGGGCATAGGCCTTGGTCACACGGAACGATTGTCCTTCGCGAATGCAACCGCTGCCGCATACATGAGAAAACCTGATCTCGATCCTTGCCCATTGGATGAGATTCTCGAGCGAGTCGGAGAGATAGAGAAACTCAACATTCGCGAGTAAATTTCGAATCGTGAAACTCATTTCTATGGACTGGTGATGCCGTGCGTTCGGTTCACCATTCTTAAATTGGCTCGCGATGGGTCAAGCGTGAAGGCCAGGGTAGGCATTGAGCGGAGCAAGATTCTATCGCAAAAACATGGGTCGGGAATAGAAAGGTAGTCTCTCTAGTTGCGCAAGATTGCTGAGGGGGTTTACAGGGTTCCTGCTCGAGCGGCCAACACCTACCTTGTTGAGGCTCCAAAAGGTCTCGTGTTAGTGGACAGCGGTCTGCCCGGGAGCGAGAAGGGAATTCTCAAGGCCGTCGCAAAACTCGGAAGGAAACCTTCGGACCTGAAGCTTGTACTGTTGACTCATCGGCACCTGGACCATATCGGGAGTGCGGCTGCTTTGAAAAAACAGACAGGAGCGAAGCTGGCTTCTCATCCCTTTGAGAAGCCATACGCGGCTGGGACTCTCGTGATAACGGCTCCGAGTGCTTGGAGCTTCTATGGAAGAATGGTGAGAAGGCTTACAACGCTTGAATATTGGTCGTTGAAGCTTTTTCGGATTATCAAGTTTCATACGACTAAGGTGGATCTCGCTGCGGACGAAGAATTTGTGTTGGAAGAAGTGGGTTTGGATGGGTCTGTGATCTGGACGCCTGGACATACGAAGGGGTCGGTTACGCTGTTTCTTAACCAGCCAAGTGTAGCCATTGTCGGGGATCTCGTTAGAGCTCGTCGTGGCCGGCTTGTGGAGCCGTTGTTAATGGAGAGTATTCCTCAGACCGGGGCGAGCATTAGACGGGTCTTGGATCTGGGTCCAGAGATTATCTGTCCGGGGCATGGCAAGCCGCTTCCGGCGTCCAAGGTCAAGGTCAAAGCGCGTGCGGTAAAGCCTGTGGCCGTAGCGAAGAAAAAGGAAGAGGAGGAAGACTTGGAGGAGCTAGCGTCTGGCCTTTTCTAGCCGCTTCTCGACATCGTCCCAGCTGACAACGGTCAGCCGAGCATGAATGTAGTTCGCCAGTCGTTCTTCTTTAGGTCACCCAGGCGTATAATTCTGATAGATCGAGTCGAATAGTTTCGTCGACCAGTGCGAGAAAAGACGATCTCAAGCAAATGGGTCCATTCTGTAACAGGGACATGCAGAAGTCAGCGGTCTTCAGCATTCGTGCTCGAAAGAAGAAAATTCAAGGTCAGGTAACACGAGCTCTTCGTTGCGGAGAGGACCGAGCTTGGTTGGCGGGAATCATAGAGGGCGAGGGGTCAGTTCTCTGGGCAAGTTACGGGAATGACGAGTGGCGTGCGAAGATTAGCATCATAATGAATGATCGAGCGGTGATTGCATATGCGGCGAGACTGATGGAAGCAACTCCTTTCTACGACAAGAAGAGGAAACGTTGGCATACTTACGCGGAAGGATTCCGAGCAGTCCAAGTAGCCAAACTAACTGGTCCTCACATGCACGGTCAGAAGAAGGAGCTAGCACTCGCTTTGGTTACCGCGGGACACGTTTTCAGGGGACGAGAGCCGCCGTGGCACTTCAGATTGGCCTATGACAATGACCTTCAGAAGAATGTTAGAACTCTGGAAATGTCTCCGGCTTCTAGAATTGAAGTTGCAGAATCTCTGGCGCCTTGAAGAGGACAAAAATGAAAAAGGGTTCGAGTTTGGGGGGGCGCGCGTCTATCGTCTGGCTTTTTCAAGACGCTTTTCGACGTCGTCCCAATTGACGACGTTCCACCAAGCGTCGACATATGCGGCTCTATCATTTCGGTATTGCAAGTAGTATGCGTGTTCCCAGACGTCGAGGACGAGTATTGGGACTACTCCTTGTACCGTTAGGTCGTTGTGTTTCTCGGCCTGGAGCGTGATCAATTGCTGGGTCCACGGTTCGTATGCTAGGACAGCCCAGCCGCTTCCTTCAACCTGTTTGGCGGCGGTGCCGAATTGTTCTTTGAACGATTCCCACTTGCCAAAGTCAGTGTTGATCTGGTCTGCTATCTTGCCGCCTGGTTTTCCTCCAGCGTTCGATTTCATGTTGGGCCAGAAAGTGCTATGCATTGTGTGGCCTGAACCGTGGAAGGCGAGGTCTCGCTCGATTGCTTTGATGTCGACGCCGGCGAACCCGGTCTCGCGCGCCTTCTGCAGCTTGTCCAGGGCGGCGTTTGCGCCGTTTACATAAGCGAGATGGTGTTTGTCATGATGTAACCGCATGATCTCCTCGCTTATTGTCGGGACGAGGGCGTTGTACGCGTAAGGAAGGTCAGGTAGCTTGTACCGATGATGTGGCATGAGGTCTCGGCTGTTGCTTTGTTGATAAAACTATGCTCAAAACTGCGCGTGGAACTCTCAACCATCAACCACTCTTGCGGTGCGAGGGTCGGTCGCTAAGACCCCCTATTTTCCAGAAACCATTTCCCGTCTGGTGCTTATAACAGCCGAGACAGGCGATTCAGGGCGCAATTGTGGGCTCGGATGGACTTGAAAGAAGCGGACAATTCCGAACGAATTTCAGGATAGTAAGGTGTCTCTTTCCAGAATCGAGATTCGGGCTTGAAATGGGCGAGTTTTTATTCTAACAGGTCCAGACTCAGCTTCTAAAGGATCCTGAATTCGTATTGACCATCCCCATGGAAGGAACCGAATACCCTGACCACTTCACCGAATTCCTAGCGTTCTTATGCCAAAAATACCGTGTGGATAGGAGCCGATTATTGATAGAGTACAGTCACAGACCGCCTCCCCCCATCAAAGGCACTAGAGCAGGCTACTACGAGGGACTACTCTCTTTCCGCGAAAAGAATAGTCGTACCGAGTTTCTGATCACGGTCTTCGAGCTCTCACGCGAGCCTCTCGTGACCTTGGCACACGAGTTCGCCCACCTCGTCAAGAATCTGATGTCTGGAAACATCGACAAGCATATGCGTCCGCCAGACGACGAGACTGAAGGATTACTTGACCGTCAGGCAATTGCAGACCTAACAGAGTTCCAAGCACTCGATCGTTCTATTGCGGGGTCAGAGAGATAGCTCTCAGTATTTTGCATCTCGCACTTCTTGGAAGATGAGATATGCGCCTGCGGTCACGATTATCATGAGAATCCCGTAAAGTTGTAGCGTGGGACCGATCTGTAGAGTGGTTGCGACACCGCCGGTTGTGACCGCGGCAATTGGGGTCGCAACGGTTACCAGCGCTCCGAGGGAGGTGAAGACACGTCCCAGCAAGTTGCCGGGAACCTTCGCTTGGATGAGCACTTGCAGTGGGAGATTTGCAAAGGCTAGAGAAACGCCGATTACAAGCATGAGCATGATGCTATACGATGCTACTGTGGTGAACCCGATGACAGACACGGAGCTTCCCGTTCCCAAGACGCCGAGGAACAACAGTTTTCCGACATACTTTCTCGCCTCTATCTTGCCGATCACGATGGAGCCGAGCACTGTTCCGAGCGACAGTGCGGCTAGCATTGCACCATAAATTCCAGAGTTGCCGTGGACAGTTATCTTTGCGTAGGGTGCTATGAGAGCTTGGATTCCTCCGCCGAAAAAGTTTAGGACTAAGGCCAGAGCGATGATCTCCAACAAGAGACGACTGGTCCGTATGAAACGTAGTCCTTGGAGAAACTTGTCCATGAACGAAGAAGGATTCTCGCCGTCGATGGACGCCGAAGATGTGACGGAAGGAACATCGAGAACCGATCGAGCGATCAAGAACACGCTAGCAGAAGCGAATACGAAAGTGAAGCTATCGTAATAGATCGGGAGCTCTATTCCCAAAAATAGGACCAGCAACCCCCCTATCCCGAATCCAGCAATCTGGTTCAGAGATGAGCTGATCGTGAAAAGACTGTTTGCTGCTGCAAGATCCTCCTTAGCCATAAGCCCCGGGATGATCGCCGTGACAGCGGGTCTGACAAACTGAGCGCCAGCGTTCAAGAGAAACAGTAGTACGAGTAGAATCGGGAAGGTGAGAGCCTCCAATGTATAGAGAACTGCGATAGCTGCGACTGTTGTGGCCTGGAAAATATTGCTGAGGAGAATGATGTCTCGACGGTTGAACTTGTCCACGTAGACCCCTGCGAGAGGGCCGATCACAACTGGAGGGAGGAGAATGGTCGCAGTTGTCAACCCTACTTTGAAAATGTCCCCTGTCAGTTGCAGGACCAGCCAGAGCGCTACAATGTCGAAGATGTAGTCTCCTGACTGCGAAACCATTTGACCGATCCAGAGAAGACTGAAGGATCTGTTGGAGAACACCCGACGGAAGCTAGGTTTCCGCTGCTCTATCTGATCGAGGGTCACGTATAAACTCCCTTGATACGTAACAATTAAATTGACGCGTATTTGAGCCTTCTGGTAATGTCAAAGAGAGATATCTACAACGTACTCCTAAACACGCTCCAGAATCCCACAAAGCTCGGCATTCTAATGCTTCTCACTCACCAAGACAAAATGACTGTGACTCAGATGTCAAAGCTCGTAAGGGTCAGCAAAGCAAACCTCTACCACTTCGTAAGTCAAATGGTAAGGGACGGTATTCTCGCCAAGCCCGAGGCCCTCGTCAAGAAGAACTATGTTGAGAAGTACTACCGCCTGGACGAAAAGTTCTTCGAAGCCTTAGACCCCTCTGAACAGAGGAAAAGGCTCAAGGCCGCGAGACCTGAAGAACTCAAGACCATTCTCCAGTCGACCCTCGTTTCAATAGGATTGGATTTTCGCCTCATGGCCGAAGAGATCGCCAGCGCAGACGAAAAGACATTGAAACAAATCGCCAACGCGGTCGCTGAAGAACGAATCACCCTTTCCTACTCAATTCTGTCAGACAAAGCCTACAATCACGCTCTGGCAGAACTCAAACGAATCAACAAAACCATAACCGAAGTAGAGAGACACGATAAGCCATCCTTGCAAGGAAACAGACTGATACTCGTCAGCCTACCCCGCCTCGGAACCTAGAATCCTAAGCAGAAAAATGAGCCCACTCTTTTCAAGGGAGCCTTTTTTACGAAACAAGCCTCTAGCCGCGAGGGAATTTGGTTCTCTCCACGACAATAGGCGTCATAGTTATCGGAGTCTTCATCGGCACCTACATTCTCATCCTCTCGGATCGCTTCCACAAGCCCTCTGCAGCCGTTCTAGGCGCAACGTTGATGGTGGGAACCGGCGTTCTCACGGAATCGGATCTAGCTTCAGCAATCAACTGGCAGGCGCTCGGAGTATTGCTGGGAATGTTCATCATCGCCTCATCACTCCGCGAAGCAGGATTCTTCGAATGGGTGGGACTACACCTTGCAAGATCGGTCGATGCTCATCCCCTCCGCATGTACGTCCTTCTCCCACTCATGACCGCCGGAATGGCCTCCCTCCTTGATATCGTGACGGTCGCACTCTTCATCGTGCCTCTGACGGTAGAAGTGTTTGAAGGCCTGGAGATCGACCCGGTTCCATTCGTCATTGCAGAGGTTCTCGCCGCAAACATAGGCGGCCTGGCTACCATGGTAGGAGACCCAACAAACGTGATAATCGGCTCTTCTCTCGGATTGACCTTCAACCAGTTTCTACAGAACACAGCACCGATAGCTCTTGCCGCAATTGCGGTGAACGGCGCGTTACTCTATCTAAAAAATCGGAATTTTCTCCATCGGGACGCGATGAGACGTCATCGGCAGAGACCCGTTCTCGATCTGCGGAGCCCCTCAGAAGCTGTGAAGGACCGTGGACTGTTGCGGGTTAGTCTCGTATCCCTATTGCTCGCAGTTAGCTTTCTTGTCGTCCACAGTTTTCTCGGGGTCTCAGCCGCTCTCGCAACTCTTCTCCCCGCATTTCTCATACTGGTCTACGAATCGTCCCGGTCGAACGAGGTTCAGCACGTCCTCGCTCGAATAGACTGGCAGATTTTCTTCTTTTTCGGAGGCTTGTTCATTCTCGTAGCCGCCCTCGGAAAAACAGGAGTCCTCTCAATGCTAGGGAGCGAGATGATACAGATCTCTGGAGGAAACGTCGCGTTGGCAGTGACCTTGGTTCTCTGGGTAACCGCGCTGATCTCACAGGTTGTAGACAACGTGCCATTGGCCACGGTTTTCATACCGGTCATTGCGGTTATGGCTAACACTCCCGGCGTGCCCATCGCGCCACTTGCCTGGGCGCTCGCTGTGGGCACTGGGATAGGAGGAATGGCTACGCCTGTGGGTACGGCTTCCAACATTGTCGCGTTGAACATTCTAAACAAGCCTAAACAAAGGTTGAGTTTCGCCCGGTTCGCGAAGAGATCCATTCCGTTGACAATAATCGATCTAGCTATCGCGAATCTGATTCTTCTGCTGCGTCTCTAAGGCAGAGGTTGGGGAGCCTCGGTGTCAGATTGATAGATACAGCATTCTTTTCTAGCCCGTCCGGGCTGAATTGTCAAGGTCGCTTAGATACCCTCTCTCTTTCCAGTGGAGAATGATTGTTATGAACCAAGTGATTCGTCGCGTCAAAGGCTTCTTCCAGCTGGGCGAGAGGGACGCTTTCACCCGGATCGATGAGCTCGCTAGCCTCGGCGAGGAGTCGCTTCATCTTCTAATCAAGATACTTACTAACTCT containing:
- a CDS encoding MFS transporter produces the protein MTLDQIEQRKPSFRRVFSNRSFSLLWIGQMVSQSGDYIFDIVALWLVLQLTGDIFKVGLTTATILLPPVVIGPLAGVYVDKFNRRDIILLSNIFQATTVAAIAVLYTLEALTFPILLVLLFLLNAGAQFVRPAVTAIIPGLMAKEDLAAANSLFTISSSLNQIAGFGIGGLLVLFLGIELPIYYDSFTFVFASASVFLIARSVLDVPSVTSSASIDGENPSSFMDKFLQGLRFIRTSRLLLEIIALALVLNFFGGGIQALIAPYAKITVHGNSGIYGAMLAALSLGTVLGSIVIGKIEARKYVGKLLFLGVLGTGSSVSVIGFTTVASYSIMLMLVIGVSLAFANLPLQVLIQAKVPGNLLGRVFTSLGALVTVATPIAAVTTGGVATTLQIGPTLQLYGILMIIVTAGAYLIFQEVRDAKY
- a CDS encoding winged helix-turn-helix domain-containing protein; the encoded protein is MSLLVMSKRDIYNVLLNTLQNPTKLGILMLLTHQDKMTVTQMSKLVRVSKANLYHFVSQMVRDGILAKPEALVKKNYVEKYYRLDEKFFEALDPSEQRKRLKAARPEELKTILQSTLVSIGLDFRLMAEEIASADEKTLKQIANAVAEERITLSYSILSDKAYNHALAELKRINKTITEVERHDKPSLQGNRLILVSLPRLGT
- a CDS encoding SLC13 family permease, whose protein sequence is MVLSTTIGVIVIGVFIGTYILILSDRFHKPSAAVLGATLMVGTGVLTESDLASAINWQALGVLLGMFIIASSLREAGFFEWVGLHLARSVDAHPLRMYVLLPLMTAGMASLLDIVTVALFIVPLTVEVFEGLEIDPVPFVIAEVLAANIGGLATMVGDPTNVIIGSSLGLTFNQFLQNTAPIALAAIAVNGALLYLKNRNFLHRDAMRRHRQRPVLDLRSPSEAVKDRGLLRVSLVSLLLAVSFLVVHSFLGVSAALATLLPAFLILVYESSRSNEVQHVLARIDWQIFFFFGGLFILVAALGKTGVLSMLGSEMIQISGGNVALAVTLVLWVTALISQVVDNVPLATVFIPVIAVMANTPGVPIAPLAWALAVGTGIGGMATPVGTASNIVALNILNKPKQRLSFARFAKRSIPLTIIDLAIANLILLLRL